In Nycticebus coucang isolate mNycCou1 chromosome 9, mNycCou1.pri, whole genome shotgun sequence, the following are encoded in one genomic region:
- the GON7 gene encoding EKC/KEOPS complex subunit GON7, whose amino-acid sequence MELLGEYVGQDGRQQRLKVSCEAPGDVDPFRGLLSGVAQMRELVTELFAPLVQQESRHQRATAPDQLLEGDDEDDTEDENNIDNRPNSDGPSAKRPKPPS is encoded by the exons ATGGAGTTGTTGGGAGAGTACGTTGGGCAGGACGGGCGGCAGCAGCGGCTGAAGGTATCCTGTGAGGCGCCGGGTGACGTCGATCCTTTCCGGGGACTGTTGTCGGGCGTGGCCCAGATGAGGGAGCTGGTAACCGAACTTTTCGCCCCTCTGGTACAGCAGGAATCGCGGCACCAGCGGGCTACGGCTCCGGACCAACTCCTGGAGG gtgatgatgaagatgatacAGAAGATGAAAATAACATTGATAACAGACCTAACTCAGATGGACCATCTGCAAAACGGCCAAAACCACCATCTTAA
- the LYSET gene encoding lysosomal enzyme trafficking factor isoform X1 — protein MRVASGAASGKAEERQDGQAQIAAHMKRLASTVSKKPPSSPSWSGFGLALAARRPETPRRHQEAELSGRDAHASGPGRKPRLRRHPGPRAGWPPGTGRHRAWRMMNFRQRMGWIGVGLYLLASAAAFYYVFEINETYNRLALEHIQQHPEEPLEGTTWTHSLKARLLSLPFWLWTIIFLIPYLQMFLFLYSCTRADPKTVGYCIIPVCLAVICNRHQAFVKASNQISRLQLIDT, from the exons ATGAGGGTCGCGAGCGGAGCAGCAAGTGGCAAGGCTGAGGAGCGACAAGATGGCCAGGCCCAGATAGCGGCCCACATGAAACGACTGGCTTCCACCGTGTCGAAGAAACCCCCCTCGAGCCCCAGCTGGAGCGGCTTTGGACTCGCTCTAGCGGCGCGGCGGCCGGAAACGCCCCGACGGCACCAGGAGGCGGAACTGTCAGGGAGGGACGCGCACGCTTCCGGCCCCGGCCGGAAGCCCCGACTGCGGCGGCATCCGGGGCCGCGGGCGGGCTGGCCACCCGGGACAGGAAG gcACAGAGCATGGAGAATGATGAACTTCCGTCAGCGGATGGGATGGATTGGAGTGGGATTGTATCTTTTAGCAAGTGCAGCAGCATTTTACTATGTTTTTGAAATCAATGAGACTTACAACAGGCTGGCCTTGGAACACATTCAACAGCACCCTGAGGAGCCCCTTGAAGGAACCACATGGACACACTCCTTGAAAGCTCGGTTACTCTCCCTGCCATTTTGGTTGTGgacaattatttttctgatacCTTACTTACAGATGTTTTTGTTCCTTTACTCTTGTACAAGAGCTGATCCCAAAACGGTGGGCTACTGTATCATCCCTGTATGCTTGGCAGTTATTTGCAATCGCCACCAAGCATTTGTCAAGGCTTCTAATCAGATCAGCAGACTACAACTAATTGACACATAG
- the LYSET gene encoding lysosomal enzyme trafficking factor isoform X2, with protein sequence MPKPPDYSELSDSLTLAVGTGRFSGPLHRAWRMMNFRQRMGWIGVGLYLLASAAAFYYVFEINETYNRLALEHIQQHPEEPLEGTTWTHSLKARLLSLPFWLWTIIFLIPYLQMFLFLYSCTRADPKTVGYCIIPVCLAVICNRHQAFVKASNQISRLQLIDT encoded by the exons ATGCCAAAGCCACCCGATTATTCAGAACTGAGTGACTCTTTAACGCTTGCTGTGGGAACAGGAAGATTTTCGGGACCATT gcACAGAGCATGGAGAATGATGAACTTCCGTCAGCGGATGGGATGGATTGGAGTGGGATTGTATCTTTTAGCAAGTGCAGCAGCATTTTACTATGTTTTTGAAATCAATGAGACTTACAACAGGCTGGCCTTGGAACACATTCAACAGCACCCTGAGGAGCCCCTTGAAGGAACCACATGGACACACTCCTTGAAAGCTCGGTTACTCTCCCTGCCATTTTGGTTGTGgacaattatttttctgatacCTTACTTACAGATGTTTTTGTTCCTTTACTCTTGTACAAGAGCTGATCCCAAAACGGTGGGCTACTGTATCATCCCTGTATGCTTGGCAGTTATTTGCAATCGCCACCAAGCATTTGTCAAGGCTTCTAATCAGATCAGCAGACTACAACTAATTGACACATAG
- the MOAP1 gene encoding modulator of apoptosis 1, which produces MTLRFLEDWCRGMDMNPRKALLIAGIPQTCSVAEIEEALRAGLAPLGEYRLLGRMFRRDENRNVALVGLTEETVHAVVPKEIPGKGGMWRVIFKPPEPDNEFLSRLNEFLEAEGVTMGEMTRALGYENDPFDLHQDMIPEIRTPVLTQALDEVLQPVLQYLNYKKLRVFSGRDPPEPEEEEFGRWMFHTTQMMKAWQVSDVEKRRRLLESLRGLALDVVRVLKINNPLITVLECLQALEQVFGVIDNPRELQVKYLTTYQKDEEKLSAYVLRLEPLLQKLVQRGTIEKDLMNQARLDQIIAGAVYRTVRRQLDLPQDGPAPGFLQLLALIKDLEAAEDEDKALLQAGLERHVT; this is translated from the coding sequence ATGACATTAAGATTCTTAGAAGATTGGTGCAGGGGGATGGATATGAACCCTCGAAAAGCTCTGTTGATTGCTGGCATCCCCCAGACCTGCAGTGTGGCAGAAATCGAGGAGGCTCTGCGGGCTGGTTTAGCTCCTTTAGGGGAGTACAGACTGCTTGGGAGGATGTTCAGAAGGGATGAGAACAGGAATGTAGCCTTAGTAGGGCTGACTGAGGAGACTGTTCATGCTGTGGTCCCTAAGGAGATACCGGGGAAAGGGGGTATGTGGAGAGTGATCTTTAAGCCCCCTGAACCAGATAATGAATTTCTAAGcagattaaatgaatttttagagGCAGAGGGCGTTACAATGGGTGAGATGACCAGAGCTCTAGGGTATGAAAATGACCCTTTTGATCTACACCAGGACATGATCCCAGAAATTCGCACCCCTGTGTTGACACAGGCATTAGATGAGGTGCTTCAGCCTGTCCTGCAGTACCTGAACTATAAAAAGCTGAGAGTATTCTCAGGTAGGGATCCTCCAGAACCAGAAGAGGAAGAATTTGGACGCTGGATGTTTCATACTACTCAAATGATGAAGGCATGGCAGGTTTCAGATGTAGAGAAAAGAAGGCGGCTGCTAGAGAGCCTCAGAGGCCTGGCATTGGATGTTGTTCGTGTCCTCAAAATCAACAATCCCTTAATTACAGTCCTTGAATGCTTGCAGGCTCTTGAGCAAGTATTTGGGGTAATAGACAATCCTAGGGAATTGCAGGTCAAATATCTAACCACTTACCAGAAGGATGAAGAAAAATTGTCTGCTTATGTACTAAGGCTAGAACCCTTGTTACAGAAGCTGGTGCAGAGAGGAACAATTGAGAAAGACCTGATGAATCAGGCTCGCTTAGACCAAATCATTGCCGGGGCAGTCTACAGAACAGTTAGAAGACAGCTTGATTTGCCACAGGATGGCCCAGCCCCTGGCTTTTTGCAGTTACTGGCACTGATAAAGGATTTGGAGGCAGCTGAGGATGAGGACAAGGCCCTCCTCCAAGCAGGACTAGAAAGGCATGTCACCTGA